One Megamonas hypermegale genomic window carries:
- a CDS encoding IS3 family transposase (programmed frameshift), translating into MTKYSNEFKVKAIKMVLKGDSISHVAKILNMPNTASLRRWIFHYENGGISQLLHKNRKYTPIFKQKVIEYKWLHHLSLNQTAAKFSIPNTGTISTWEKLYSSYGFSGLVSKKRGRPSMKKSKSKNKVNKPKKELSYVEQLEQEVYQLRMENDLLKKWHALMKQWEKEKTLVLVIAKLRKKYTLKALLNYTKLAKSTYYDALKKLSKEDKYKGLKTLIHNICNKNHGRYGYRRVTLQLHKQGIKVNHKVVMRLMKEENLTCKVRAKKYKSYRGQEGKIAKNILNRNFKASKPNEKWATDVTEFALCNEKIYLSPIIDLYNGEIISYKISKRPILKQVLDMVKDATRKIKETKGIILHSDQGWQYQNRRYQELLKEKGIIQSMSRKGNCLDNAVIENFFGLLKSELFYLKKFKSVEDFIKELKSYIKYYNTKRIKIKLKGLSPVEYRTKSQLIA; encoded by the exons ATGACTAAATACTCAAATGAATTTAAAGTTAAAGCAATTAAAATGGTTTTAAAAGGAGATTCTATTTCTCATGTAGCTAAAATTCTAAACATGCCAAACACAGCTTCTCTTCGTAGATGGATATTTCATTATGAAAATGGTGGCATCTCACAACTTCTTCATAAAAATCGTAAATATACTCCTATCTTTAAGCAAAAAGTTATTGAATATAAATGGCTACATCATTTATCATTAAATCAAACAGCAGCCAAATTTTCCATTCCTAATACTGGTACAATTTCTACATGGGAAAAATTGTATAGTTCTTATGGATTTTCTGGCTTAGTTTCTAAGAAACGAGGTAGACCATCTATGAAAAAATCTAAATCTAAAAACAAAGTTAACAAACCTAAAAAAGAACTTTCTTATGTTGAACAATTAGAACAAGAAGTTTATCAATTAAGGATGGAAAATGACCTATTAAAAAAGTGGCATGCCTTAATGAAGCAATGGGAAAAGGAA AAAACACTAGTTTTAGTAATTGCTAAATTAAGGAAAAAATATACTCTAAAAGCCCTATTAAACTATACAAAATTAGCTAAAAGCACATATTATGATGCATTAAAAAAATTATCAAAAGAAGACAAATATAAAGGATTAAAAACATTAATTCATAATATTTGTAATAAAAATCATGGAAGATATGGATATAGAAGAGTAACTTTGCAGCTGCATAAACAAGGAATAAAAGTCAACCATAAAGTAGTTATGAGATTGATGAAAGAAGAAAATTTAACATGCAAAGTAAGAGCAAAGAAATATAAATCATATAGAGGGCAAGAAGGGAAAATAGCTAAAAATATATTAAATAGAAATTTCAAAGCATCAAAACCAAACGAAAAATGGGCAACAGATGTAACAGAATTTGCATTATGTAATGAAAAAATATACTTATCACCAATAATAGATTTATATAACGGAGAAATAATAAGTTATAAAATATCGAAAAGACCAATACTAAAGCAAGTATTAGATATGGTAAAAGATGCAACAAGAAAGATAAAAGAAACAAAAGGAATAATTCTACATTCAGACCAAGGATGGCAGTATCAGAATAGAAGATATCAGGAGTTATTAAAAGAAAAAGGCATTATCCAAAGCATGAGCCGAAAAGGAAATTGCTTAGATAATGCCGTAATAGAAAATTTCTTTGGTTTGCTAAAAAGCGAATTGTTCTATTTAAAAAAATTTAAATCCGTTGAAGATTTTATAAAAGAGTTAAAATCTTATATAAAATATTATAATACAAAACGAATAAAGATAAAACTAAAAGGACTTAGTCCCGTAGAATACAGAACTAAGTCTCAATTAATAGCTTAA